The Cetobacterium sp. ZOR0034 genome has a segment encoding these proteins:
- a CDS encoding acetate/propionate family kinase, which translates to MKVLVINCGSSSLKYQLLNPESGELFAIGLCERIGIEGSKMEYETPANDFEIEIKEAMPTHKEALELVIKAITNPEYGVIKSVEEIDAIGHRVVHGGEKFASSVLVTPEVMEAMEECSELAPLHNPANLLGIRTMQELMPGKPNVGVFDTSFHQTMPKEAYMYALPYADYTELKVRKYGFHGTSHKFVSGVAQELLGNPAESKIIVCHLGNGGSVSAVKNGVCIDTTMGLTPLQGIMMGTRCGDIDPAAVLFIKNKRGLSDKEMDDRMNKQSGILGVFGESSDCRDMEMAAAAGNERAILAENMFAYKIRGYVGNYAAQMGGVDAICFTGGIGENSGKTREDVLRGLEFLGLELDKEVNSKRQKGNVLLTKETSKVKAFKIPTNEELVIARDTYEIVNATK; encoded by the coding sequence ATGAAAGTTTTAGTTATTAACTGTGGTAGTTCGTCTCTAAAGTACCAATTATTAAACCCTGAGTCTGGAGAGCTTTTTGCAATCGGACTTTGTGAGAGAATCGGAATCGAAGGATCAAAAATGGAATATGAAACTCCAGCAAACGACTTCGAAATCGAAATAAAAGAAGCTATGCCTACTCATAAGGAAGCTTTAGAATTAGTAATAAAAGCTATTACTAATCCAGAGTACGGAGTAATCAAATCAGTAGAAGAGATCGATGCTATCGGTCACAGAGTTGTACATGGAGGAGAAAAGTTCGCTTCATCTGTATTAGTAACTCCAGAAGTTATGGAAGCTATGGAAGAGTGTTCAGAATTAGCTCCATTACATAACCCTGCAAACCTATTAGGAATCAGAACAATGCAAGAGTTAATGCCTGGAAAACCAAACGTAGGAGTATTCGATACGTCATTCCACCAAACTATGCCTAAAGAAGCTTACATGTATGCATTACCATACGCAGATTATACAGAGTTAAAAGTTAGAAAGTACGGATTCCACGGAACATCTCATAAGTTCGTTTCAGGAGTAGCTCAAGAGTTATTAGGAAACCCTGCTGAATCAAAAATAATCGTATGTCACTTAGGAAACGGTGGATCAGTATCTGCAGTTAAAAATGGTGTATGTATTGATACAACAATGGGATTAACTCCATTACAAGGTATAATGATGGGAACTAGATGTGGAGATATCGATCCAGCAGCAGTTTTATTCATCAAGAACAAAAGAGGATTATCTGATAAAGAGATGGACGACAGAATGAACAAGCAATCTGGAATCTTAGGAGTATTCGGAGAGTCATCAGACTGTAGAGATATGGAAATGGCAGCAGCAGCAGGAAATGAAAGAGCTATATTAGCAGAAAACATGTTCGCTTACAAAATCAGAGGATATGTAGGAAACTACGCTGCACAAATGGGTGGAGTAGATGCAATTTGCTTCACTGGAGGAATCGGAGAGAATTCTGGAAAAACTAGAGAAGATGTTTTAAGAGGATTAGAGTTCTTAGGACTTGAGTTAGATAAAGAAGTTAACTCTAAGAGACAAAAAGGAAATGTTCTTTTAACTAAAGAAACTTCGAAAGTAAAAGCTTTCAAAATTCCTACAAACGAAGAGTTAGTAATAGCTAGAGATACTTACGAAATAGTAAACGCTACAAAGTAG
- the pta gene encoding phosphate acetyltransferase, with translation MSIIVQIKEKAKTLGNKIVLPEATDERVIRAAAGVVEEKLGTPVLVGDAETIEKFAANLGVSLEGVEIIDPKTTEKLSSYVEKLCELRAKKGMTPEEAERLLTTDVNFFGAMMVKMGDVAGMVSGSDSPTANVLRAGLQVVGTKAGVKTVSSVFLMELKHNIETYGEILVFGDCAVIPEPTSEQLADIASEAAITASTVAGLDPKVALMSFSTKGSAKHDSVDVVKRAGEILRERNAEFAFEEELQADAALVAAVGLKKAPESKVAGHANVLIFPNLAAGNIGYKLVQRLANAEAYGPLIQGLAAPINDLSRGCSVKDIVDLTAITSVQAGK, from the coding sequence GTGAGCATTATAGTTCAAATTAAAGAAAAAGCAAAAACTTTAGGAAACAAAATAGTTCTTCCTGAGGCTACTGATGAGAGAGTAATCAGAGCAGCAGCAGGAGTAGTTGAGGAGAAGTTGGGAACTCCTGTACTAGTAGGAGATGCAGAGACAATTGAAAAATTCGCTGCAAACCTAGGAGTATCATTAGAAGGTGTAGAAATAATTGATCCAAAAACTACTGAGAAGTTATCATCTTATGTAGAGAAGCTTTGTGAATTAAGAGCGAAAAAAGGAATGACTCCAGAAGAAGCAGAAAGATTATTAACGACAGATGTTAACTTCTTTGGTGCTATGATGGTTAAAATGGGAGATGTAGCTGGAATGGTTTCAGGATCAGATTCACCTACAGCAAACGTATTAAGAGCTGGATTACAAGTTGTTGGAACTAAAGCAGGAGTAAAAACTGTATCATCAGTATTCTTAATGGAATTAAAGCATAACATAGAAACTTATGGAGAAATCTTAGTATTCGGTGATTGTGCTGTAATACCAGAACCAACTTCAGAGCAATTAGCTGATATCGCTTCAGAAGCAGCAATAACAGCATCTACAGTTGCAGGATTAGATCCAAAAGTTGCACTTATGTCATTCTCTACAAAAGGATCTGCAAAGCATGATTCAGTAGATGTTGTAAAAAGAGCAGGAGAAATCTTAAGAGAAAGAAATGCAGAGTTCGCATTTGAGGAAGAGTTACAAGCTGACGCGGCTTTAGTTGCAGCAGTAGGATTAAAGAAAGCTCCAGAATCAAAAGTTGCAGGACATGCTAACGTATTAATATTCCCTAACTTAGCAGCAGGAAATATTGGATATAAATTAGTTCAAAGATTAGCTAATGCAGAAGCTTATGGTCCTTTAATTCAAGGATTAGCAGCTCCAATCAACGATTTATCAAGAGGATGTTCAGTTAAAGATATCGTAGATTTAACTGCAATAACTTCAGTTCAAGCTGGAAAATAA
- the ftsY gene encoding signal recognition particle-docking protein FtsY, whose amino-acid sequence MGFFNKLFGRKKEEKIEEQKEKLEQEVIKEEIEQPISDELVEEKIEEEQKIDEAVETALENESQEEEKIEEEIVYVEKPKVEKRSFFTSLKEKLFKSREGLFGTLKNIFTGKSIVDGEMYEELEDTLVQSDIGIEMTLKIVKDLKAEVKARGVKNPEDVYPVLKDVLESYLITENTNLDIQPGRMNVILIVGVNGVGKTTTIGKVASKLVKDGKKVVIGAADTFRAAAVEQLEEWAKRAGAELVKHPDGADPGAVVFDTLKAGEDKNADVVIIDTAGRLHNKNNLMKELEKINNIIKRKIGDQPYESILVLDGTTGQNGLIQARVFNEVTELTGFVVTKLDGTAKGGILFSISEELKKPIKYIGVGEGIEDLREFNSKEYIQAIFD is encoded by the coding sequence ATGGGATTTTTTAATAAACTTTTCGGTAGAAAAAAAGAAGAGAAAATAGAAGAGCAAAAAGAAAAGTTAGAGCAAGAGGTTATAAAAGAAGAGATAGAGCAACCGATTTCTGATGAGTTGGTTGAAGAAAAAATAGAAGAGGAACAAAAAATTGATGAAGCTGTTGAAACAGCTTTAGAAAATGAGTCGCAAGAAGAAGAGAAGATAGAGGAAGAGATAGTTTATGTTGAGAAACCTAAAGTTGAAAAAAGAAGCTTCTTTACATCTTTAAAAGAAAAACTATTCAAATCTAGAGAGGGGCTTTTTGGAACCTTAAAAAATATTTTCACAGGAAAATCAATAGTGGATGGAGAGATGTATGAAGAGTTAGAAGATACATTAGTTCAGTCTGATATTGGAATAGAGATGACTTTGAAAATAGTTAAAGACTTAAAGGCTGAAGTAAAAGCAAGAGGAGTTAAAAATCCTGAAGATGTTTATCCGGTATTAAAAGATGTTTTAGAAAGTTATTTAATAACAGAAAATACAAACCTAGATATTCAACCGGGAAGAATGAATGTAATTCTAATAGTAGGTGTAAATGGAGTTGGAAAAACAACTACAATTGGAAAAGTAGCATCAAAATTAGTTAAAGATGGGAAAAAAGTTGTTATAGGTGCAGCAGATACATTTAGAGCGGCAGCAGTTGAGCAATTAGAAGAATGGGCTAAAAGAGCTGGAGCAGAACTTGTAAAGCATCCAGATGGAGCAGATCCTGGAGCAGTTGTTTTTGATACACTAAAAGCTGGAGAAGATAAAAATGCAGATGTTGTAATTATCGATACAGCTGGAAGACTACACAATAAAAATAACCTAATGAAAGAATTAGAAAAGATTAATAATATTATAAAAAGAAAGATAGGAGACCAACCATACGAGTCTATACTAGTTTTAGATGGAACAACTGGACAAAATGGTCTAATTCAAGCAAGAGTATTTAATGAGGTAACAGAATTAACAGGATTTGTAGTTACTAAATTAGATGGAACAGCGAAGGGTGGAATTTTATTTAGTATCTCCGAAGAACTTAAAAAACCTATAAAATATATAGGTGTAGGAGAGGGAATAGAGGATTTAAGAGAGTTTAACAGTAAAGAGTATATACAGGCAATTTTTGACTAA
- a CDS encoding NAD(P)/FAD-dependent oxidoreductase: MYDIIFLGGGQAGVFGAYEAIKKNKDLKVLVLDKGRMLTQRVCPKEKLGTCVKCPTCAIIYGVSGAGAFSDSKFNMDYRVGGDVHVLTGKTIVNETIQYVADIYKDFGFDEKPSGLEYNQTMLDIKKRCIENNVQLVDTPTMHLGTDGSRELYTKLVNELLERGVEFITERSAEALIIENGTIKGVTVKNKKGEDENYYADNVVIGLGRSGAKKLMEMCETSGVTYETGAVDLGVRVEIPDLVMKDINENFYEAKMIYHTTKYRDKMRTFCSNPSGFIAAEKHSDDVVLANGHAYKDKKSQNTNLALLCTKTFTQPFKQPFEYATAIAKMSSMLTGGKILMQSYGDLKVGRRSTDESIARLNIVPTTEDYVAGDIALACPKRILDNIIEFIEVHDKITPGFASSDLLLYFPEIKFRSTRITIDANMETNVKGLYAAGDSSGYGSGLNIAAVMGILAVRHIISK, translated from the coding sequence ATGTACGATATTATATTTTTAGGTGGCGGACAAGCCGGAGTTTTTGGAGCATATGAGGCGATAAAAAAGAATAAGGATTTAAAAGTTTTAGTTTTAGATAAAGGAAGAATGTTAACTCAAAGAGTTTGTCCAAAGGAGAAGTTAGGAACATGTGTTAAGTGCCCAACTTGTGCAATAATATATGGTGTTTCAGGAGCAGGAGCTTTCTCGGATTCTAAATTCAATATGGATTATAGAGTTGGAGGAGATGTTCATGTTCTAACTGGAAAAACGATTGTAAATGAAACTATTCAGTATGTAGCTGATATATATAAGGATTTTGGATTTGATGAAAAACCATCAGGATTAGAATATAACCAAACTATGTTAGATATAAAAAAGAGATGTATTGAAAATAATGTACAATTAGTTGATACTCCAACAATGCATTTAGGAACAGATGGTTCGAGAGAGTTATATACGAAATTAGTAAATGAGCTTTTAGAAAGAGGAGTAGAGTTCATAACTGAAAGATCAGCAGAGGCTTTAATTATTGAAAATGGAACTATTAAGGGAGTAACTGTAAAAAATAAAAAAGGTGAAGATGAGAACTATTACGCAGATAACGTTGTAATAGGATTAGGAAGAAGTGGAGCTAAAAAGCTTATGGAGATGTGTGAAACATCTGGTGTAACTTATGAGACTGGAGCTGTTGATTTAGGAGTTAGAGTTGAGATTCCTGATTTGGTAATGAAAGATATCAATGAAAACTTCTATGAAGCTAAAATGATATACCACACTACAAAATATAGAGATAAGATGAGAACGTTCTGCTCGAATCCAAGTGGATTTATTGCAGCTGAGAAACATAGTGATGACGTAGTTTTAGCTAACGGTCATGCATATAAAGATAAAAAATCACAAAATACAAATTTAGCGTTATTATGTACAAAGACGTTCACACAACCGTTTAAGCAACCATTTGAGTATGCAACAGCAATAGCGAAAATGTCATCGATGTTAACTGGTGGAAAAATATTAATGCAATCTTATGGAGATTTAAAAGTTGGTAGAAGATCGACAGATGAATCAATAGCAAGATTAAATATAGTTCCTACAACGGAGGATTATGTAGCAGGAGATATCGCCTTAGCTTGTCCAAAAAGAATTTTAGACAACATTATAGAGTTCATTGAAGTACATGATAAAATAACTCCAGGATTTGCTTCGAGCGATTTATTACTTTATTTCCCAGAGATTAAATTTAGAAGTACTAGAATAACGATAGACGCTAACATGGAGACAAATGTAAAAGGATTATATGCAGCAGGGGATAGCTCAGGATATGGAAGTGGATTAAATATAGCTGCTGTAATGGGGATCTTAGCAGTAAGACACATAATTTCTAAATAA
- the yqeH gene encoding ribosome biogenesis GTPase YqeH yields the protein MTKKCIGCGIELQGENPSSNGYLPKSVLEGDNKELLCQRCFKIKNYGQYIPIKMTKEDYRAEVKKSLAEADVAIPVFDIIDFEGSFDDEILDVLREMDSIVVINKLDLIPDDKHPSEVADWVKGRLAEEGVAPLDIAIVSSKNGYGINGIFKKIKHFYPNGAKALVLGVTNVGKSSIINKLIGAKRVTVSKFPGTTLKSVKTEIPFSKITLIDTPGLIPEGRFSDFVCQECNQNIIPANEISRKTYKVQKNRVILIGGMIQMKILNEDDLKPIFSVYASKGVTFHETNIDKAEELMNGADFIAPPCDDCRDEFNSLEKESEIYTVETGEELVFKGLGWLSVKRGPLYVEITSPKGGEIIIRDAFIKPRRS from the coding sequence ATGACGAAAAAATGTATAGGATGTGGAATTGAACTTCAAGGTGAAAATCCTAGTTCTAATGGATATTTACCTAAATCTGTTTTAGAAGGAGATAACAAAGAGTTACTTTGCCAAAGATGTTTTAAAATAAAAAATTATGGACAATATATACCTATAAAAATGACGAAAGAAGACTATAGAGCTGAAGTTAAAAAGAGTTTAGCAGAAGCGGATGTAGCTATTCCTGTGTTTGATATAATAGACTTCGAAGGTTCATTTGATGACGAGATACTTGATGTATTGAGAGAGATGGATTCAATAGTAGTTATAAATAAGTTGGACTTAATACCGGATGATAAGCATCCATCAGAAGTTGCTGATTGGGTAAAAGGAAGATTAGCAGAAGAGGGAGTTGCACCTTTAGATATCGCAATTGTGAGTTCAAAGAATGGATATGGAATAAATGGAATATTCAAAAAAATAAAGCATTTTTATCCAAATGGAGCTAAAGCATTAGTTTTAGGAGTAACAAATGTTGGAAAATCAAGTATAATCAATAAACTTATTGGAGCCAAAAGAGTAACTGTTTCTAAGTTCCCAGGAACAACTTTAAAAAGTGTAAAGACAGAGATACCTTTCTCTAAAATTACATTAATAGATACTCCAGGATTAATTCCAGAGGGAAGATTCTCAGATTTTGTTTGTCAAGAGTGTAATCAAAATATAATCCCAGCAAATGAGATTTCTAGAAAGACTTATAAAGTTCAAAAAAATAGAGTAATCTTAATTGGTGGAATGATTCAAATGAAGATATTAAATGAAGATGATTTAAAACCGATATTCTCAGTATATGCTTCAAAAGGAGTTACATTCCATGAAACTAATATTGATAAGGCTGAAGAGTTAATGAATGGAGCAGATTTCATAGCACCACCATGTGATGACTGTAGAGATGAGTTTAATTCTTTAGAAAAAGAATCGGAAATCTATACTGTAGAAACAGGAGAGGAACTAGTATTCAAAGGATTAGGATGGTTATCTGTAAAAAGAGGACCTCTTTATGTAGAAATCACATCACCAAAAGGTGGAGAGATAATAATAAGAGATGCATTTATAAAACCAAGAAGATCATAA
- a CDS encoding tyrosine-type recombinase/integrase: MGTLNLLSDIKEFLYHCEFAKGKSLNTIKSLKIDLYRFNEYIIKCNDLEKISDIDGFNFREFLIELQNEDIGKRSLNRKISSLKSFFKYLKDVEKIKSNPAQLIVAPSYDRGVPEALSLKEIKDLRKAIELKNYHSLRDRLIVELLYSSGITSQELLGLGEEVFETEKREVIVSSFKKYRTVFFSERTREFLKRYIQAKKEKLGERYKKEILFVNGSGGRLTDRSLRRLIDRYALRAGITKEISPHSFRHTFAVHMLENGMTLNQLQKLLGHTNLDSTKIYIEALERKKRKELAKELSAE; this comes from the coding sequence ATGGGTACTCTTAATTTATTAAGTGATATAAAAGAATTTTTATATCACTGTGAATTTGCAAAAGGGAAAAGTTTAAATACAATTAAATCGCTTAAAATAGATTTATATAGATTCAATGAGTACATTATAAAATGTAATGACCTTGAGAAAATTTCAGATATAGATGGATTTAATTTTAGAGAGTTTTTGATAGAGCTTCAAAATGAAGATATAGGAAAAAGATCTTTGAATAGAAAAATTTCATCTTTAAAATCATTTTTTAAATATTTAAAAGATGTTGAGAAAATAAAAAGTAATCCAGCTCAGTTGATAGTGGCTCCTAGTTACGATAGAGGAGTGCCTGAAGCTTTGAGCTTAAAAGAGATAAAAGATTTAAGAAAAGCAATCGAGTTAAAAAATTATCATAGTTTAAGAGATAGACTGATAGTTGAACTTTTATATTCAAGTGGTATAACTTCTCAGGAGTTATTAGGTTTAGGAGAAGAAGTTTTTGAAACTGAAAAAAGAGAGGTTATTGTAAGCAGCTTTAAAAAATATAGAACAGTTTTTTTTAGCGAGAGAACAAGAGAGTTTTTAAAAAGATACATTCAGGCAAAAAAAGAAAAGCTAGGAGAGCGTTATAAAAAAGAGATTCTTTTTGTTAATGGGTCAGGTGGAAGACTGACAGACCGTTCTCTTAGAAGATTGATAGATAGATACGCTTTGAGAGCAGGAATAACAAAAGAGATTAGTCCCCATAGCTTTAGACACACATTTGCTGTTCATATGCTAGAGAATGGTATGACTTTAAATCAACTACAAAAATTGTTAGGGCATACAAATTTAGATTCAACAAAAATTTATATAGAAGCATTAGAGAGAAAGAAAAGAAAAGAGTTAGCTAAAGAGTTAAGTGCAGAATAG
- the trmFO gene encoding methylenetetrahydrofolate--tRNA-(uracil(54)-C(5))-methyltransferase (FADH(2)-oxidizing) TrmFO gives MRNKEVIVIGAGLAGSEAAYQLAKNGVKVKLYEMRPKVSTEAHKSDKFAELVCSNSLGGDHLGNASGLMKEELRRMGSLLIEIADETKVPAGQALAVDREGFSEIVTKKLQSMENIEIVYDELKEIPKDKIVVVASGPLTSEDLSKNIAEMLEQEYLYFYDAAAPIVTLESIDKDKVYFQSRYDKGEGEYINCPMDKEQYQAFYDELIAAERAPMKKFEEEKLFEACMPVERIAQRGFKTLLFGPLKPKGLTNPKTGREDFAVIQLRQDDKDGKLYNLVGFQTNLKWGEQKRVFSMIPGLENAEFIRYGVMHRNTFINSTKLLTPALNLKSNEDIYFAGQITGGEGYVCAIATGMMAATNILRKMDGKQPLILDDRSSIGAIIKYITEEKKNFQPMGPNFGVIRSLEERIKDKKEKYNKISKIALDYLDEKLSQDK, from the coding sequence ATGAGAAACAAGGAAGTTATAGTAATAGGAGCTGGACTAGCCGGTTCAGAAGCAGCATATCAATTAGCGAAAAATGGAGTAAAAGTAAAATTATATGAGATGAGACCAAAGGTTTCAACAGAAGCTCATAAGAGTGATAAATTTGCAGAGTTAGTATGTAGTAATTCATTAGGTGGAGATCATTTAGGAAATGCCTCGGGACTAATGAAAGAAGAGTTAAGAAGAATGGGTTCTTTATTGATAGAGATTGCAGATGAAACTAAAGTACCTGCGGGACAAGCTTTAGCAGTAGATAGAGAAGGGTTTTCAGAAATAGTAACAAAAAAGTTACAATCTATGGAAAATATAGAGATTGTATATGATGAATTAAAAGAGATACCAAAAGATAAAATTGTAGTTGTAGCAAGTGGACCATTAACTTCTGAGGATCTTTCTAAAAATATAGCAGAGATGTTAGAACAGGAATATCTATATTTCTACGATGCAGCAGCACCAATAGTGACATTAGAATCGATTGATAAAGATAAGGTTTACTTCCAATCAAGATATGATAAGGGAGAGGGAGAGTATATAAACTGTCCGATGGATAAAGAGCAATATCAAGCCTTCTATGATGAATTAATAGCTGCAGAAAGAGCTCCTATGAAAAAGTTTGAAGAGGAAAAACTGTTTGAAGCATGTATGCCAGTTGAGAGAATAGCTCAAAGAGGGTTTAAGACACTATTATTTGGACCATTAAAACCAAAAGGTTTAACAAATCCTAAAACAGGTAGAGAGGATTTTGCTGTAATTCAATTAAGACAAGATGACAAAGATGGTAAGCTTTATAACTTAGTTGGATTCCAAACTAATTTAAAATGGGGAGAACAAAAAAGAGTATTTTCTATGATCCCTGGATTAGAAAATGCAGAGTTTATAAGATATGGTGTAATGCATAGAAATACATTTATAAATTCAACAAAACTATTAACACCTGCACTAAATTTAAAATCGAATGAAGATATATATTTTGCTGGACAAATAACAGGTGGAGAGGGATATGTTTGTGCTATTGCAACAGGAATGATGGCAGCTACAAATATTTTAAGAAAAATGGATGGAAAACAACCTTTAATTTTAGATGATAGAAGCTCAATTGGTGCAATAATAAAATATATAACAGAAGAGAAGAAAAATTTCCAGCCGATGGGACCAAATTTTGGAGTAATAAGATCTTTAGAGGAAAGAATAAAGGATAAAAAAGAAAAATATAATAAAATTTCTAAAATAGCTTTAGATTATTTAGATGAAAAGTTAAGCCAAGATAAGTAA
- the topA gene encoding type I DNA topoisomerase: MYIEKKLGVKVVAKKNLVIVESPAKAKTIEKILGNNFHVTASFGHVRDLPKSKIGVDVGDGFKPSYSTIRGKGDVIKTLKDLAKKSNKVYLASDPDREGEAIAWHIAQTLKLDENEANRIEFNEITNTAIREAIKNPRKVDINRVNAQQARRILDRLVGYEISPLLWKSISSNTSAGRVQSVALKLVCDLEDKIKKFIPEKFWDIKGEFKNKMNLSLYKIAGKRFERVTDEDVVKDIQLTLNSEYAVINSKVSKKSKNPPLPLKTSTLQQLSSSYLGFSASKTMSVAQGLYEGISIEGNQKGLITYMRTDSTRVSEEAKGMAKSYILEMFGKEYLGKETTKKKKDEKIQDAHEAVRPTDIYLEPDKIKKDLTPDQYKLYKLIWERFMISQLAPMEYEQFEIILENGDYQFRGTLNKITFDGYYKVFKDEEELPLGEFPAINEGDFLQLKKLNIKEDWTKPPARLTESSLVKKLEAEGIGRPSTYASIIETLKKREYVVLEGKSFVPTELGYEIKSILEKNFKDIMDVKFTASLEDGLDLVEEGERDWIGILENFYSKLAKDLELYKVKVEEETNRIITSDVPCPCGKGNMIMKNGRFGRYLCCVDEECKEKYSLKGIDIPLDDIKKGDIKVKELLEEQLRVKQGKLTDVYSENGSRLLLKLGRFGSYLESENFKDDNERVSLPAEVKKLLMNSSIEEIDGVVQLNWIMERIQKEENEILKNAGNCEKCGKPFKIGRGRWGKFLACTGYPECKNIKKLEKEKKDK, from the coding sequence ATGTATATAGAGAAAAAATTAGGGGTGAAAGTAGTGGCGAAAAAAAATTTAGTAATAGTGGAATCTCCTGCAAAAGCGAAAACAATTGAAAAAATATTGGGGAATAATTTTCATGTAACAGCTTCATTTGGACATGTAAGAGATTTACCTAAGAGTAAAATTGGAGTAGATGTGGGGGACGGATTTAAACCAAGCTATTCAACAATAAGAGGAAAAGGCGATGTAATAAAAACCTTAAAAGATTTAGCTAAGAAGTCGAATAAAGTATATCTAGCATCCGATCCGGATAGAGAAGGAGAGGCTATAGCTTGGCATATAGCTCAAACATTGAAATTAGATGAGAACGAAGCTAATAGAATAGAGTTTAATGAGATTACAAACACTGCCATAAGAGAAGCTATAAAAAATCCTAGAAAAGTTGATATTAATAGAGTTAATGCTCAACAAGCAAGAAGAATTTTAGATAGATTAGTTGGATATGAGATAAGTCCTTTATTATGGAAATCAATATCTTCGAATACAAGTGCTGGAAGAGTTCAATCGGTTGCATTAAAGTTAGTTTGTGATTTAGAGGATAAAATAAAAAAGTTTATACCTGAGAAGTTTTGGGATATAAAAGGGGAGTTCAAAAATAAAATGAATCTTTCTCTTTATAAAATAGCAGGAAAAAGATTTGAAAGAGTTACAGATGAAGATGTGGTGAAAGATATACAATTAACTCTAAATTCTGAGTATGCTGTTATAAACTCAAAAGTTAGTAAAAAATCAAAAAATCCACCTTTACCATTAAAAACAAGTACATTACAGCAATTATCATCTTCGTATTTAGGGTTTTCTGCATCAAAAACAATGTCAGTAGCTCAAGGTTTATATGAAGGAATAAGTATTGAAGGAAACCAAAAAGGTTTGATAACATATATGAGAACGGATTCAACAAGAGTTTCAGAAGAGGCTAAAGGTATGGCCAAAAGCTATATATTAGAGATGTTTGGTAAAGAATACCTGGGAAAAGAAACTACAAAAAAGAAAAAAGATGAGAAGATTCAAGACGCCCATGAAGCGGTAAGACCAACGGATATATATTTAGAGCCTGATAAAATAAAGAAGGATTTAACTCCAGATCAATATAAATTATACAAACTTATTTGGGAAAGATTTATGATTTCGCAGTTAGCTCCTATGGAATATGAGCAATTTGAAATAATTTTAGAAAATGGAGATTATCAATTTAGAGGAACTCTAAATAAAATAACATTTGATGGTTATTATAAAGTTTTTAAAGATGAAGAGGAATTGCCGCTAGGAGAGTTCCCAGCGATAAATGAGGGCGATTTCTTACAGTTAAAGAAATTAAATATAAAAGAGGATTGGACAAAACCGCCAGCAAGATTGACAGAATCGTCATTAGTTAAGAAACTAGAAGCTGAAGGAATAGGAAGACCATCTACATATGCTTCGATAATTGAAACTTTAAAGAAAAGAGAGTATGTTGTATTAGAAGGAAAAAGTTTCGTACCTACAGAGCTGGGATATGAAATAAAATCAATTTTAGAGAAAAACTTCAAAGATATAATGGATGTTAAATTTACAGCTTCTTTAGAGGATGGATTAGATTTAGTTGAAGAGGGTGAAAGAGATTGGATAGGTATTTTAGAAAATTTCTACTCAAAACTTGCGAAAGATTTAGAACTTTATAAAGTTAAAGTTGAAGAAGAAACAAACAGAATTATAACATCAGATGTACCTTGTCCTTGTGGAAAAGGAAATATGATAATGAAAAATGGAAGATTTGGAAGATACCTGTGTTGTGTCGATGAAGAGTGTAAAGAGAAATACTCTCTAAAAGGGATAGATATTCCTTTAGATGACATAAAAAAAGGTGATATAAAGGTAAAGGAACTTTTAGAAGAACAACTGAGAGTCAAACAAGGAAAGTTGACAGATGTTTATTCTGAAAATGGAAGTAGATTACTTTTAAAGCTTGGAAGATTTGGAAGTTATTTAGAAAGCGAAAACTTTAAAGATGACAATGAAAGAGTTTCTTTGCCAGCTGAAGTAAAAAAACTTTTAATGAATTCATCAATAGAAGAGATTGATGGTGTTGTTCAATTGAATTGGATAATGGAGAGAATTCAGAAAGAAGAAAATGAGATTTTAAAAAATGCTGGAAATTGTGAAAAGTGTGGAAAACCATTTAAAATCGGAAGAGGAAGATGGGGAAAATTCTTAGCATGTACAGGATATCCAGAGTGTAAAAATATAAAAAAATTAGAAAAAGAAAAAAAAGATAAATAA